Proteins encoded within one genomic window of Amorphoplanes friuliensis DSM 7358:
- a CDS encoding RNA polymerase sigma factor has protein sequence MVEHAGTKFEDFYRAELRPLIWFAVRVGAARAETEDVAQEAMKAAWAGWARIENPRAYVRTAVLRVVRRTGYQVKRNQEAALRAAGPPGVGAESFEAEARRVLDLLRALPEAQREVMALTMDGYDPLAISQITGRKDSTVRSHLRHARRNLTRAIDEHHPEKEANDGS, from the coding sequence GTGGTCGAGCACGCTGGGACGAAGTTCGAGGACTTCTATCGCGCCGAGTTGAGGCCGCTGATCTGGTTTGCCGTGCGCGTCGGTGCCGCGCGCGCGGAAACCGAGGACGTGGCGCAGGAGGCGATGAAAGCGGCCTGGGCCGGCTGGGCCAGGATCGAGAACCCGCGGGCCTACGTCCGGACGGCTGTCCTGCGGGTGGTCAGACGAACCGGGTACCAGGTCAAACGCAACCAGGAGGCGGCGCTGCGGGCAGCCGGACCGCCCGGTGTCGGCGCTGAGTCCTTCGAGGCGGAGGCGCGCCGGGTGCTCGATCTGCTCCGGGCCCTTCCCGAGGCGCAACGGGAGGTGATGGCGCTGACGATGGACGGCTACGACCCGCTGGCGATCTCGCAGATCACCGGTCGTAAGGACAGCACCGTGCGCTCGCACCTGCGCCATGCACGGCGGAATCTCACCCGGGCGATCGACGAACACCATCCGGAGAAGGAGGCGAACGATGGATCATGA
- a CDS encoding Lrp/AsnC family transcriptional regulator, producing MDAIDLRLIDLLRENARSSYAELARQVGLSAPAVHERVGKLEAGGTIRAYRAEVDHEAIGLGVTALIGIVEDSGADTDDVLAALRIMPEIESCHFMAGVESYQLTVRVGTIAELEQLIVRINRTAGVASTRTAIALSTKWENRPQPGLDPTVG from the coding sequence ATGGACGCCATCGACCTGCGCCTGATCGACCTGCTGCGGGAGAACGCCCGCTCGTCGTACGCCGAACTGGCCCGGCAGGTGGGTCTCTCGGCCCCCGCGGTGCACGAGCGGGTCGGCAAACTGGAGGCCGGCGGGACCATCCGGGCCTACCGGGCCGAAGTTGACCACGAGGCGATCGGGCTCGGTGTGACCGCCCTGATCGGCATCGTCGAGGACTCCGGCGCCGACACCGACGACGTGCTCGCCGCGCTGCGGATCATGCCCGAGATCGAGTCCTGCCACTTCATGGCGGGTGTCGAGTCGTACCAGCTCACCGTCCGGGTCGGCACGATCGCGGAGCTGGAGCAGCTGATCGTCCGGATCAACCGCACCGCCGGCGTCGCCTCGACCCGCACGGCGATCGCCCTCTCCACCAAGTGGGAGAACCGCCCCCAGCCGGGCCTCGATCCGACGGTAGGTTGA
- a CDS encoding PLP-dependent cysteine synthase family protein: protein MHQLDRCDDAARDWERNAIALVEADANRSADTHLLPFPLPRSWGIDLYLKDESSHPTGSLKHRLARSLFLYALCNGWIGPDTPIVEASSGSTAVSEAYFARMLGLEFIAVMPASTSPEKISLIEFQGGKCHLVDDPTAAVGAARTLAADLGGHFMDQFTHAERATDWRGNNNIAESIYAQLGLERHPVPAWIVVGAGTGGTSATIGRFARYRRFPTRLCVVDPEGSAFWPAYVASDWSVSTGRGSRIEGIGRPKVEASFQPSVVDRMVHVPDAASLAAMRSGSAVLGRGVGGSTGTNLWGAFGLIAEMLAAGRTGSVVTLICDGGERYADTYYSDDWVAAQGLDLEPHQATISTFLATGQWGQRGDGGPGRIDP, encoded by the coding sequence ATGCATCAGCTGGACCGCTGCGACGACGCCGCCCGCGACTGGGAACGCAACGCCATCGCGCTGGTGGAGGCCGACGCGAACCGCTCGGCCGACACCCACCTGCTCCCGTTCCCGCTGCCGCGGTCCTGGGGCATCGACCTCTACCTCAAGGACGAGTCCTCCCACCCCACCGGCTCCCTCAAGCACCGTCTCGCCCGATCCCTCTTCCTGTACGCCCTCTGCAACGGCTGGATCGGCCCGGACACCCCGATCGTCGAGGCTTCCTCGGGGTCGACGGCGGTCAGTGAGGCGTACTTCGCGCGGATGCTGGGGCTGGAGTTCATCGCCGTCATGCCCGCGAGCACGTCACCCGAGAAGATCTCGCTGATCGAGTTCCAGGGCGGCAAGTGCCACCTCGTCGACGACCCGACGGCTGCCGTCGGCGCGGCACGCACGCTGGCAGCCGACCTCGGTGGCCACTTCATGGACCAGTTCACCCACGCCGAACGCGCCACGGACTGGCGCGGCAACAACAACATCGCCGAGTCGATCTACGCGCAGCTGGGGCTCGAGCGTCATCCCGTACCGGCCTGGATCGTCGTCGGGGCGGGCACGGGCGGGACCAGCGCGACCATCGGGCGGTTTGCTCGCTACCGGCGTTTTCCCACCCGCCTCTGCGTCGTCGACCCCGAGGGCTCGGCGTTCTGGCCCGCGTACGTCGCGAGCGACTGGTCCGTCAGCACCGGGCGCGGCTCGCGCATCGAGGGCATCGGACGGCCCAAGGTCGAGGCGTCCTTCCAGCCCTCGGTCGTCGACCGCATGGTGCACGTGCCCGACGCCGCGTCGCTCGCCGCGATGCGGTCCGGCTCGGCGGTGCTCGGGCGCGGCGTCGGTGGTTCCACCGGTACGAACCTGTGGGGCGCGTTCGGGCTGATCGCCGAGATGCTGGCCGCCGGGCGTACGGGATCGGTGGTCACCCTGATCTGCGACGGCGGCGAGCGGTACGCGGACACCTACTACTCCGACGACTGGGTGGCCGCCCAGGGCCTCGATCTGGAGCCGCATCAAGCCACCATCAGCACGTTCCTGGCAACCGGACAGTGGGGGCAGCGCGGCGACGGCGGACCTGGAAGGATCGACCCTTAA
- a CDS encoding BldC family transcriptional regulator → MDTGDRLLTPGEVAALFRVDPKTVTRWAAAGRIGSIRTPGGHRRFRESEVRALLEGDGVVEEMREDDAANRPRNGGPTNPGSSYGPPNGLR, encoded by the coding sequence GTGGACACAGGAGATCGACTGCTGACGCCCGGGGAGGTGGCCGCGCTGTTCCGGGTGGATCCGAAGACGGTCACGCGCTGGGCAGCCGCCGGACGCATCGGCAGCATCCGTACTCCGGGTGGCCACCGCCGGTTCCGTGAGTCAGAGGTGCGAGCGCTGCTCGAAGGCGACGGTGTCGTCGAGGAGATGCGTGAGGACGACGCGGCCAATCGGCCCCGGAACGGCGGCCCGACCAACCCGGGTTCGAGTTACGGTCCGCCCAACGGATTGCGCTGA
- a CDS encoding DEAD/DEAH box helicase → MPTFAELGVPAELVRVLSREGITTPFEIQAATMPDALAGRDVLGRGQTGSGKTLAFGLPLLARVAKGGRALPHQPKALILVPTRELAMQVADALMPLGRSVGVFLKTAVGGVPYDRQMDALRRGVEVIVATPGRLGDLIERGACKLDAVEVTVLDEADQMADMGFLPEVTELLSKTPADAQRLLFSATLDGDVDTLVKRFMNNPVTHSTNPAEASVSTMEHHMLLIPPHDKFPITASIANREGKTIVFARTQMGVDRLVDQLAAVGVRAGALHGGKTQRVRTRTLAEFKEGRTNVLVATDVAARGIHVDGISLVMHVDPPKDPKDYLHRAGRTARAGESGAVVTLVLPKQRRTTASMMMKAGVTPAELRVRLGDEQLANVTGAREPSGVPVKLEPEPRERGDRPRRFGDRPQRGGSSYGDRSRGGSSYGDRPRTGDRDRSFGDRPRSGFGGSGTGGSGGGSYGDRPRTGDRDRSFGDRPRSEQRTYGDRPASDRPTGDRTYADRPSTGGEQRSYGDRSARNFGERPGGFRRESGRNDRRETGNGRYSTGRPAHTH, encoded by the coding sequence ATGCCGACCTTCGCCGAGCTGGGTGTCCCCGCCGAGCTCGTGCGCGTGCTGAGCCGTGAGGGCATCACCACCCCGTTCGAGATCCAGGCTGCGACCATGCCCGACGCCCTCGCGGGCCGGGACGTGCTCGGCCGTGGCCAGACGGGCTCCGGCAAGACGCTGGCGTTCGGCCTGCCGCTGCTGGCCCGCGTGGCCAAGGGTGGCCGCGCCCTGCCGCACCAGCCCAAGGCCCTGATCCTGGTGCCGACCCGTGAGCTGGCGATGCAGGTTGCCGATGCGCTCATGCCGCTCGGCCGTTCCGTCGGCGTCTTCCTGAAGACCGCCGTCGGCGGCGTGCCGTACGACCGTCAGATGGACGCGCTCCGGCGCGGCGTCGAGGTCATCGTCGCGACCCCGGGCCGCCTCGGCGACCTGATCGAGCGTGGCGCCTGCAAGCTCGACGCGGTCGAGGTCACCGTCCTGGACGAGGCCGACCAGATGGCTGACATGGGCTTCCTGCCCGAGGTCACCGAGCTGCTGTCGAAGACCCCGGCCGACGCGCAGCGCCTGCTGTTCTCGGCGACGCTCGACGGTGACGTCGACACGCTGGTCAAGCGGTTCATGAACAACCCGGTCACGCACTCGACCAACCCGGCCGAGGCCAGCGTGTCCACCATGGAGCACCACATGCTCCTGATCCCGCCGCACGACAAGTTCCCGATCACCGCCTCGATCGCCAACCGGGAGGGCAAGACGATCGTCTTCGCCCGCACCCAGATGGGCGTCGACCGGCTGGTCGACCAGCTCGCGGCGGTCGGTGTCCGGGCCGGTGCCCTGCACGGCGGCAAGACGCAGCGGGTCCGCACCCGCACGCTGGCCGAGTTCAAGGAAGGCCGGACGAACGTGCTGGTCGCCACGGATGTCGCGGCTCGCGGCATCCACGTCGACGGCATCTCGCTGGTCATGCACGTGGACCCGCCGAAGGACCCCAAGGACTACCTGCACCGTGCCGGCCGTACGGCCCGCGCGGGCGAGTCCGGCGCGGTCGTGACGCTGGTCCTCCCGAAGCAGCGTCGCACCACGGCGTCGATGATGATGAAGGCGGGCGTCACGCCGGCTGAGCTGCGTGTGCGTCTCGGCGACGAGCAGCTCGCGAACGTCACCGGTGCCCGTGAGCCCAGTGGTGTGCCGGTGAAGCTCGAGCCCGAGCCGCGCGAGCGTGGCGACCGGCCGCGTCGTTTCGGCGACCGCCCGCAGCGTGGTGGCAGCAGCTACGGCGACCGTTCCCGCGGTGGCAGCAGCTACGGCGACCGTCCGCGCACCGGCGACCGGGACCGTTCCTTCGGTGACCGCCCCCGCAGCGGCTTCGGCGGAAGCGGCACTGGTGGTAGCGGTGGTGGCAGCTACGGCGACCGCCCCCGCACCGGCGACCGGGACCGTTCCTTCGGTGACCGTCCCCGCTCGGAGCAGCGCACCTACGGCGACCGGCCGGCGAGCGATCGCCCCACCGGCGACCGCACCTACGCTGACCGGCCGTCGACCGGCGGCGAGCAGCGCTCCTACGGCGACCGCTCGGCGCGCAACTTCGGCGAGCGTCCCGGCGGCTTCCGTCGCGAGAGTGGTCGTAACGACCGTCGCGAGACGGGCAACGGCCGTTACTCGACGGGTCGTCCGGCACACACGCACTGA
- a CDS encoding menaquinone biosynthesis decarboxylase, with protein MASKGFPYSDLQSFIAALEKAGELRRVSVPVDPTLEISEVVTRTVRAGGPALLFERPTRGEMPIVINLFGTEKRMAMALGVDSLDEIGDRIGSLIQPELPVGWSGIREGIGKVLQLKSIPPRKVKSAPCQEVVLKGDEVDLGKLPGLQVWPGDGGIFHNYGLTHTKHPETGKRNLGLYRLQQHSKNTLGMHWQIHKDSTAHHAVAERRGERLPVAIAIGCDPVVSYAASAPLPGDIDEYLFAGFLRGERVEMVDCLTVPLQVPAEAQIILEGYLEPGERAPEGPFGDHTGFYTPVEPFPVLHIECMTMRKKPVYHSIVTSKPPQEDHGLGKATERIFLPLLKMLIPDIVDYDMPAAGVFHNCVIVSIRKRYPKHAQKIMNAIWGAHLMSLSKLIVIVDEDCDVHDYNEVAFRAFGNVDYDRDLLVTQGPVDHLDHASYQQFWGGKAGLDATRKLPAEGYTRGWPEEMTMAPEVAALVDKRWKEYGIS; from the coding sequence ATGGCTTCGAAGGGCTTCCCGTACAGCGATCTGCAGAGCTTCATCGCCGCCCTGGAGAAGGCCGGTGAACTGCGGCGGGTCAGCGTTCCGGTCGATCCGACGCTGGAGATCAGCGAGGTGGTGACCCGGACGGTCCGTGCCGGCGGTCCGGCTCTGCTCTTCGAGCGGCCGACGCGCGGTGAGATGCCGATCGTGATCAACCTCTTCGGTACGGAGAAGCGGATGGCGATGGCACTCGGCGTCGATTCGCTGGACGAGATCGGGGACCGGATCGGTTCGCTGATCCAGCCGGAGCTGCCGGTCGGCTGGTCGGGCATCCGTGAGGGCATCGGCAAGGTGCTGCAGCTCAAGTCCATCCCGCCGCGGAAGGTCAAGAGCGCGCCGTGCCAGGAGGTGGTGCTCAAGGGTGACGAGGTCGACCTGGGCAAGCTGCCCGGCCTGCAGGTCTGGCCCGGCGACGGCGGCATCTTCCACAACTACGGGCTGACCCACACGAAGCACCCGGAGACCGGCAAGCGCAATCTGGGGCTCTACCGGCTGCAGCAGCACTCGAAGAACACCCTCGGCATGCACTGGCAGATCCACAAGGACAGCACCGCGCACCACGCCGTCGCCGAACGCCGGGGCGAGCGGCTGCCCGTCGCGATCGCGATCGGCTGTGACCCGGTGGTCAGCTACGCCGCCAGCGCACCCCTGCCCGGTGACATCGACGAGTACCTGTTCGCGGGCTTCCTGCGCGGTGAGCGTGTCGAGATGGTCGACTGCCTGACCGTGCCGTTGCAGGTCCCGGCGGAGGCGCAGATCATCCTCGAGGGTTACCTGGAGCCGGGGGAGCGCGCCCCCGAGGGACCGTTCGGCGACCACACCGGCTTTTACACCCCGGTCGAGCCTTTCCCGGTGCTGCACATCGAGTGCATGACGATGCGCAAGAAGCCGGTCTACCACTCGATCGTCACGTCGAAGCCGCCGCAGGAGGACCACGGGCTGGGCAAGGCCACCGAGCGGATCTTCCTGCCGCTGCTCAAGATGCTGATCCCGGACATCGTCGACTACGACATGCCGGCGGCCGGTGTCTTCCACAACTGCGTGATCGTCTCGATCCGCAAGCGCTACCCCAAACACGCCCAGAAGATCATGAACGCGATCTGGGGCGCCCACCTGATGTCGCTGTCGAAGCTCATCGTGATCGTCGACGAGGACTGTGACGTCCACGACTACAACGAGGTCGCTTTCCGGGCGTTCGGCAACGTCGACTACGACCGCGACCTGCTCGTCACGCAGGGGCCCGTCGATCACCTCGACCACGCGTCCTACCAGCAGTTCTGGGGCGGTAAGGCGGGCCTGGACGCCACCCGTAAGCTGCCGGCCGAGGGTTACACGCGCGGCTGGCCGGAAGAGATGACCATGGCGCCGGAGGTGGCCGCCCTCGTCGACAAACGCTGGAAGGAGTACGGGATCTCGTGA
- the mqnP gene encoding menaquinone biosynthesis prenyltransferase MqnP: protein MTTVASAPEQPGKVKAFLRLVAIEHSVFALPFAYLSALVAMDRLGTGVHWVDLLLVTVAMVSGRTFAMAANRILDRRIDALNPRTKNRELVTGAVSVRTAWTGAAVSLVVLFVAAGLLNWLCLVLSPLAVIPLIVYPYAKRFTNFPHYVLALAQAVAPVGAWLAITGTFDGSGPAWVLGVAVGLWIGGFDIIYACQDVDVDRQIGVHSTPARFGVRTALRISTVTHVVTFVLFVWFGQLVGLGWLWWVGLALTAVAFAYQHIVVTENDLSKVNRAFFTANGFVGIALFLFALLDLILL, encoded by the coding sequence GTGACCACTGTCGCGTCGGCCCCCGAGCAGCCCGGCAAGGTCAAGGCCTTCCTGCGGCTGGTGGCCATCGAGCACTCCGTCTTCGCGCTGCCGTTCGCGTACCTGTCGGCGCTGGTCGCGATGGATCGCCTCGGCACCGGTGTGCACTGGGTCGACCTGTTGCTGGTCACGGTCGCGATGGTGTCCGGGCGTACGTTTGCCATGGCCGCCAACCGCATCCTGGACCGCAGGATCGACGCCTTGAACCCGCGTACCAAAAATCGGGAGCTGGTGACCGGGGCGGTGAGTGTGCGCACGGCCTGGACCGGCGCGGCCGTGTCCCTGGTCGTGCTCTTCGTGGCCGCGGGCCTGCTCAACTGGCTGTGCCTGGTGCTGTCGCCGCTGGCCGTGATTCCGCTGATCGTCTACCCGTACGCGAAGCGGTTCACGAACTTCCCGCACTACGTGCTGGCGCTGGCCCAGGCGGTCGCGCCCGTGGGTGCCTGGCTGGCGATCACCGGCACGTTCGACGGTTCGGGGCCGGCCTGGGTGCTCGGTGTTGCGGTCGGTCTCTGGATCGGCGGCTTCGACATCATCTACGCCTGCCAGGACGTCGACGTCGACCGGCAGATCGGTGTGCACTCGACGCCGGCCCGCTTCGGGGTCCGCACGGCGCTGCGCATCTCGACCGTCACGCACGTGGTGACGTTTGTGCTGTTCGTCTGGTTCGGCCAGCTGGTCGGGCTCGGCTGGCTCTGGTGGGTGGGGCTGGCGCTGACCGCGGTCGCGTTCGCCTACCAGCACATCGTGGTCACCGAGAACGACCTGTCGAAGGTCAACCGGGCGTTCTTCACGGCCAACGGCTTTGTCGGGATCGCACTCTTCCTCTTTGCGCTCCTCGATCTGATTTTGTTGTAA
- a CDS encoding SigE family RNA polymerase sigma factor → MSDRETEFRDFVSAQLEPLRGLAYLTCGDWQVAEDAVLTVLAKLYVKWNRVDRPDSYARTAVVRAAIDETRRPWWRREKSHSHAMPERSLPDRTGMVDDRMHLRQALMQVPPRLRAVLVLRFLEGLSVQQTAEAMGCPEGTVKSYTSRGLEALREILGVDLSAGTREGRHEARAV, encoded by the coding sequence GTGAGTGACAGAGAGACGGAGTTCCGGGACTTCGTCAGCGCACAACTGGAGCCCTTGCGCGGCCTGGCCTACCTCACGTGCGGCGACTGGCAGGTGGCGGAGGACGCGGTCCTCACGGTGCTCGCCAAGCTGTACGTGAAGTGGAACCGCGTCGACCGGCCGGACAGTTACGCCCGCACGGCGGTGGTCCGCGCGGCGATCGACGAGACCCGGCGGCCCTGGTGGCGCCGGGAGAAGTCGCACAGCCACGCGATGCCCGAGCGTTCGCTGCCCGACCGGACCGGCATGGTCGACGACCGGATGCATCTGCGGCAGGCGTTGATGCAGGTGCCTCCGAGGCTGCGGGCCGTCCTGGTCCTGCGGTTCCTCGAGGGCCTGAGCGTGCAGCAGACCGCCGAGGCCATGGGCTGCCCCGAGGGCACGGTGAAGAGCTACACGTCCCGTGGGCTCGAAGCGCTGCGCGAAATCCTGGGTGTTGATCTTTCTGCGGGGACAAGGGAGGGACGTCATGAAGCTAGAGCTGTCTGA
- a CDS encoding LacI family DNA-binding transcriptional regulator: MTRRLADVAQHVGVSQATVSRVLNDKPGISQATRDAVLTALDVLGYERPNKLRGERARLVGIVLPEMTNPVFPALAEAMAGALAKRGFSPVLCTRTVDGVPEADYVSILLEQQVSGVLFGGGLYQEADADHTHYAALRERSLPTVLVNAAVEGLGFPQVCTDDGHGIDQAYGHLAALGHDRIGLLLGPADHVPSARKLAAYLAARERHGHDGPALIGRSPFAMAEAQVAAARMITEGAGALICASDVAAIGAIRAAHRMGRSVPGDVSIIGYDDSPVMACTDPPLTTIRQPVDAMGHAAVSLLLHQIDGHPGRNEELLFEPELVVRNTTGAARKTGVAALS, from the coding sequence ATGACCCGCAGACTCGCCGACGTCGCCCAGCACGTCGGGGTCAGCCAGGCCACGGTGTCCCGCGTGCTCAACGACAAACCCGGCATCTCGCAGGCCACCCGGGACGCGGTCCTCACGGCCCTCGACGTCCTCGGCTACGAACGCCCCAACAAACTCCGCGGCGAACGCGCCCGCCTCGTCGGCATCGTGCTCCCGGAAATGACCAACCCGGTCTTCCCAGCTCTCGCCGAGGCCATGGCGGGCGCTCTCGCCAAGCGCGGCTTCAGCCCGGTGCTCTGCACCCGTACGGTCGACGGGGTCCCCGAGGCGGACTACGTCTCGATCCTCCTGGAACAACAGGTCTCCGGCGTCCTCTTCGGCGGCGGCCTCTACCAGGAAGCGGACGCCGACCACACCCACTACGCAGCCCTGCGCGAACGGTCCCTGCCGACCGTGCTGGTCAACGCCGCGGTCGAAGGACTCGGCTTCCCCCAGGTCTGCACCGACGACGGCCACGGCATCGACCAGGCCTACGGCCACCTGGCGGCCCTCGGGCACGACCGCATCGGGCTGCTGCTCGGCCCGGCCGACCACGTGCCGAGCGCTCGCAAACTGGCGGCGTACCTCGCGGCCCGCGAACGCCACGGCCACGACGGCCCGGCCCTCATCGGCCGCTCCCCGTTCGCCATGGCCGAAGCCCAGGTCGCCGCCGCCCGCATGATCACCGAAGGCGCGGGCGCCCTCATCTGCGCCAGCGACGTCGCCGCCATCGGCGCGATCCGCGCCGCCCACCGCATGGGCCGCTCGGTGCCGGGCGACGTGTCGATCATCGGCTACGACGACTCCCCGGTGATGGCCTGCACGGACCCGCCGCTGACCACGATCCGCCAGCCGGTCGACGCGATGGGCCACGCGGCGGTCTCCCTGCTCCTCCACCAGATCGACGGCCACCCCGGCCGAAACGAAGAACTCCTCTTCGAACCCGAACTCGTGGTCCGCAACACCACCGGCGCTGCACGCAAGACCGGGGTCGCGGCACTTTCCTGA
- a CDS encoding UbiX family flavin prenyltransferase, whose protein sequence is MRTPWIVGVSGASGTPYARAVLGALLDAGESVDLVVSKAARLTLLDETGATVRDAHWKDDVAAWLGRDLGDLAYWPAGDLAAGPSSGSYPAKGMAVVPASTAACAGIAIGLSKDLLQRAAEVTLKERRRTVIVPRETPVTRSHLEHLLALHDAGAVVLPASPGFYGAGARATAGQLVDFVAGKVLDALGVPHELFTRWTGDLGSGRQV, encoded by the coding sequence ATGCGAACACCCTGGATCGTCGGTGTCTCAGGAGCCTCCGGTACGCCCTACGCGCGGGCGGTGCTCGGTGCGCTCCTGGACGCCGGCGAATCGGTGGACCTGGTCGTCTCCAAGGCGGCCAGGCTCACCCTGCTCGACGAGACGGGTGCAACGGTCCGCGACGCGCACTGGAAGGACGACGTCGCGGCCTGGCTGGGACGGGACCTCGGTGACCTGGCCTACTGGCCCGCGGGTGACCTGGCGGCGGGGCCGAGCAGCGGCTCGTACCCCGCCAAGGGCATGGCGGTCGTGCCCGCCAGCACGGCTGCCTGTGCCGGCATCGCCATCGGGCTGTCCAAGGATCTGCTGCAACGAGCCGCCGAGGTCACCCTCAAGGAACGCCGCCGCACGGTGATCGTGCCGCGCGAGACCCCGGTGACCCGCAGCCACCTGGAGCATCTTCTCGCGTTGCACGACGCCGGTGCCGTGGTCCTGCCGGCCAGTCCGGGCTTCTACGGCGCCGGTGCACGAGCCACCGCGGGGCAGCTCGTGGACTTCGTGGCCGGCAAGGTGCTGGACGCTCTGGGCGTACCCCACGAACTTTTTACCCGCTGGACCGGTGATCTCGGGTCCGGTCGCCAGGTTTAG
- a CDS encoding putative glycolipid-binding domain-containing protein: MAVLPGSIFWERRDTAGAEHALVDIGAGLRVRGSALAVDPLAYSAAYELITEAGGSTKSFEVSAEGAGWARTLRLEAEDGRWRVSTGEQGDLDAALTAAGHAGAGLPGTEDPDLLLGAFDVDLTGSPLTNTLPIRRLGLLKAEPGVAHRVSVAWVLLPSLEVIQADQIYTALGDGRVRFANETFSADLSVDADGFVIDYPGLAKRV, from the coding sequence ATGGCCGTTCTGCCGGGTTCTATCTTCTGGGAGCGTCGCGACACCGCGGGCGCCGAGCATGCGCTGGTCGACATCGGCGCCGGGCTGCGGGTGCGGGGTTCCGCCCTCGCCGTTGATCCGCTGGCCTACAGCGCCGCCTACGAGCTGATCACCGAGGCCGGTGGCAGCACGAAGTCGTTCGAGGTCAGCGCCGAGGGTGCCGGCTGGGCGCGGACGTTGCGGCTGGAGGCCGAGGACGGCCGCTGGCGGGTGAGCACCGGCGAGCAGGGTGACCTGGATGCGGCGTTGACCGCGGCCGGGCACGCGGGTGCGGGGTTGCCGGGCACCGAGGACCCGGATCTGCTCCTGGGGGCGTTCGACGTCGACCTGACCGGCTCGCCGCTGACCAACACGTTGCCGATCCGGCGTCTCGGGTTGCTCAAGGCGGAGCCCGGTGTGGCCCATCGGGTCAGTGTGGCCTGGGTGTTGCTGCCCAGCCTCGAGGTCATCCAGGCCGATCAGATCTACACCGCGCTGGGCGACGGGCGGGTCCGTTTTGCCAACGAGACCTTCAGCGCCGACCTGTCCGTCGACGCCGACGGCTTTGTCATCGACTATCCCGGGCTGGCGAAACGCGTCTAA